A portion of the Naumovozyma castellii chromosome 2, complete genome genome contains these proteins:
- the PGI1 gene encoding glucose-6-phosphate isomerase (ancestral locus Anc_8.547), producing the protein MEASSLYILSKECKPSLSHYAQLLFGRTFSLFNSIQFYSILFLLLLAPISLNNKNQIIMSSYSNFKLATELPAWSKLQKIYDAQGKTLNVKDEFQKDSKRFDKYSKTFTNYDGSKIMFDFSKNLVNDEVLSTLIELAKEANVTGLRDAMFAGEHINSTEDRAVYHVALRNRANKPMKVDGKDVAPEVDAVLQHMKEFSNQVRSGEWKGYTGKKMTDIVNIGIGGSDLGPVMVTEALKHYAGDLKVHFVSNIDGTHIAEVLKVVNPETTLFLIASKTFTTAETITNANSAKTWFLQNSGNEPAHVAKHFAALSTNETEVAKFGIDTKNMFGFENWVGGRYSVWSAIGLSVALYVGFDNFEAFLKGAEAVDNHFTQTPLEDNIPLLGGLLSVWYNNFYGAQTHLVAPFDQYLHRFPAYLQQLSMESNGKSVTRGNVFANYSTGSILFGEPATNAQHSFFQLVHQGTKLIPSDFILAAQSHNPIENKLHQKMLASNFFAQAEALMVGKNEDQVKAEGATGGLVPHKVFSGNRPTTSILAQKITPATLGALIAYYEHVTFTEGAIWNINSFDQWGVELGKVLAKVIGKELDQSGAIASHDASTNGLINQFKTWM; encoded by the coding sequence ATGGAAGCCAGTTCGCTATATATACTCAGCAAGGAATGCAAACCTTCCCTCTCGCACTACGCACAGCTACTATTTGGTCGGACCTTTTCCTTgttcaattcaattcaattctaTTCTATTTTATTCTTGTTACTCTTAGCTCCCATCTCTttgaacaacaagaacCAGATAATCATGTCTTCTTACTCTAACTTTAAATTGGCTACTGAATTGCCAGCTTGGTctaaattacaaaaaatCTACGATGCTCAAGGTAAGACTTTGAACGTCAAGGACGAATTCCAAAAGGATTCTAAGCGTTTCGACAAGTACTCTAAGACTTTCACCAACTACGATGGTTCCAAGATCATGTTCGATTTCTCCAAGAATTTGGTTAACGACGAAGTCTTGTCCACTTTGATCGAATTAGCTAAGGAAGCTAACGTCACTGGTCTAAGAGACGCCATGTTCGCCGGTGAACACATTAACTCCACTGAAGACCGTGCTGTCTACCACGTTGCCTTGAGAAACAGAGCTAACAAGCCAATGAAGGTTGACGGTAAGGATGTCGCTCCAGAAGTCGATGCTGTCCTACAACACATGAAGGAATTCTCTAACCAAGTCCGTTCCGGTGAATGGAAGGGTTACACTGGTAAGAAGATGACCGATATCGTTAACATTGGTATTGGTGGTTCCGATTTGGGTCCAGTTATGGTCACTGAAGCTTTGAAGCACTACGCTGGTGACTTGAAGGTCCACTTCGTCTCCAACATTGACGGTACTCACATTGCTGAAGTCTTGAAGGTTGTCAACCCAGAAACTACTTTGTTCTTGATTGCTTCTAAGACTTTCACCACCGCTGAAACCATCACTAACGCTAACTCTGCTAAGACTTGGTTCTTGCAAAACTCTGGTAACGAACCAGCTCACGTTGCTAAGCATTTCGCTGCTTTGTCCACCAACGAAACTGAAGTTGCCAAGTTCGGTATTGACACCAAGAACATGTTCGGTTTCGAAAACTGGGTCGGTGGTCGTTACTCCGTCTGGTCTGCTATCGGTTTGTCCGTTGCTCTATACGTTGGTTTCGACAACTTTGAAGCCTTCTTGAAGGGTGCTGAAGCCGTCGACAACCATTTCACTCAAACCCCATTGGAAGACAACATTCCATTATTAGGTGGTTTATTGTCCGTCTGGTACAACAACTTCTACGGTGCTCAAACCCATTTGGTTGCTCCATTCGACCAATACCTACACAGATTCCCAGCTTACTTGCAACAATTATCCATGGAATCTAACGGTAAGTCTGTCACCAGAGGTAATGTCTTTGCTAACTACTCCACTGGTTCCATCTTATTCGGTGAACCAGCCACTAACGCTCAACATTCCTTCTTCCAATTGGTTCACCAAGGTACCAAGTTGATCCCATCCGATTTCATCTTGGCTGCTCAATCTCACAACCCAATTGAAAACAAACTACATCAAAAGATGTTGGCTTCCAACTTCTTTGCTCAAGCTGAAGCCTTAATGGTCGGTAAGAACGAAGATCAAGTCAAGGCCGAAGGTGCCACCGGTGGTTTAGTCCCACACAAGGTCTTCTCTGGTAACAGACCAACCACTTCCATCTTGGCTCAAAAGATCACTCCAGCCACTTTGGGTGCCTTGATTGCTTACTACGAACACGTCACTTTCACTGAAGGTGCCATCTGGAACATTAACTCTTTCGACCAATGGGGTGTCGAATTAGGTAAGGTCCTAGCTAAGGTTATTGGTAAGGAATTAGACCAATCTGGTGCCATTGCTTCTCACGATGCTTCCACCAATGGTTTGATTAACCAATTCAAGACCTGGATGTAA
- the NCAS0B02190 gene encoding uncharacterized protein (ancestral locus Anc_8.546) has protein sequence MDYEGIDITTPAQEAFLMKDMSQQSKVEPPRKTKPPSSSSNSKKTESRPYSSRGKDTRLKRGSKIGMEPTHMATNSALNLRTPKKTGRHSKSVDSIEPMKGIHHFHGSPDNNNTNNNSKTESDTNVDRVWSDIDTLDDVKKMALEDKTDGFPLDFESRLTQVRRSNVDLLVAMRSRNERLAKEYEVRMDAGAGSTHKCSGEHHPEGKPQADTTNNEDGGSPSSLGREYSGQFTAMCGNRDAVINHEEERYVETMVDIVKRLR, from the coding sequence ATGGATTATGAAGGAATAGATATTACGACCCCCGCACAGGAAGCCTTTTTAATGAAGGATATGAGCCAACAAAGTAAGGTTGAGCCGCCACGCAAGACCAAGCCACCTAGTTCTAGCTCTAATTCCAAGAAGACTGAATCGCGACCATATAGTAGTAGGGGTAAAGATACGCGACTGAAGAGAGGGTCTAAGATTGGGATGGAACCCACTCATATGGCTACAAACTCGGCGTTGAATTTAAGGACACCGAAGAAAACGGGGAGACATTCCAAATCGGTGGATAGCATTGAGCCTATGAAGGGGATACATCATTTCCATGGGTCCCcggataataataataccaataataatagcaaGACGGAGAGTGATACGAATGTCGACAGGGTATGGTCGGATATAGATACATTAGACGACGTTAAGAAGATGGCGCTTGAAGACAAGACGGATGGGTTCCCGCTGGACTTTGAGTCCCGATTGACACAAGTACGTCGGTCTAATGTGGACCTGCTAGTGGCGATGCGATCGAGAAATGAGCGGTTAGCCAAGGAATACGAGGTGCGAATGGACGCAGGTGCAGGTTCCACACACAAATGTTCCGGGGAGCACCACCCTGAGGGTAAACCCCAGGCAGATACTACTAACAACGAGGATGGAGGGAGCCCATCAAGTCTTGGGCGGGAGTACTCAGGGCAGTTCACCGCTATGTGTGGGAACAGAGACGCTGTCATCAACCACGAGGAGGAGCGGTACGTGGAGACGATGGTGGACATTGTCAAGCGTTTGCGCTGA